DNA from Bacteroidia bacterium:
CCCTTGCTTGTCCGGCAGAAGCCATTACAATGACAGCTTCTGAACGAAAACCTGGAGAAGAAAAATTATACCGCGAAGAAAAGTATGCGTCTGTTTATGAAATAAATATGTTGCGCTGTATTTTTTGTGGTGATTGCGAAGAAGCTTGCCCGAAAGAAGCCATTTTTCTAACAGATAGAATTATTCCCAGCAATTATGAACGCGGAGGATTTGTTTTCGGAAAAGATATTTTGGTAGAACCTGTTAATGATAGAGTGGATGTATCTCTCAGACAGACCGAGGAAGTAAGAGAATTTAAAAAGAATAAAAACTACGCACACAATATATAATGACGACTTATCTATTTTATTTTTTAGCTTTTGTTTCTATCTTCTGTGCGTTGATGGTTATTTTTGCTAAAAATCCTGTTCACAGCGTACTCTATTTAGTACTTACTTTTTTCGCGATAGCCGGACAATATGTTTTATTGAATGCACAGTTTTTGGCAGCGGTTCATATCATCGTTTATGCCGGAGCGATAATGGTACTTTTCCTTTTCGTAATTATGTTGTTGAATTTGAATAA
Protein-coding regions in this window:
- a CDS encoding NADH-quinone oxidoreductase subunit I; the protein is MLTNRSKIVAKKELSLAEKLYFPAILAGMAITLKHFFTKKVTINYPEQKREHSKVYRGQHVLKRDEIGAERCTACGLCALACPAEAITMTASERKPGEEKLYREEKYASVYEINMLRCIFCGDCEEACPKEAIFLTDRIIPSNYERGGFVFGKDILVEPVNDRVDVSLRQTEEVREFKKNKNYAHNI